From a region of the Citricoccus muralis genome:
- a CDS encoding ABC transporter ATP-binding protein: MTFQSATPAIAVEAKGLVKTFGTTRALDGFDLEVPTGQVTGFLGPNGAGKSTAIRILLGLLRADSGTARVLGQDAWADQVVIHRRLAYVPGDVTLWPNLTGGEAIDVLARLGGQERRRAGQRANSVRREELLGRFELDPTKKARTYSKGNRQKVALVAALASDAELFVFDEPTSGLDPLMEAVFQAEVRALRDEGRTVLLSSHILAEVEKLCDKVTIIRAGKAVESGTLNDLRHLTRSTVNATLDVGLPATAGPAATAGPAGVHGLDGLEGIHDLAVDRGRVRFDVDHHHLTRVLGVLAATGVQNLTIAPPSLEDLFLRHYGDEDQDRERQSEQGQREGSR; the protein is encoded by the coding sequence ATGACCTTCCAATCAGCCACGCCAGCGATCGCCGTCGAAGCGAAGGGCCTGGTCAAGACGTTCGGCACCACCCGTGCCCTCGACGGCTTCGATCTCGAGGTGCCCACCGGCCAGGTCACGGGTTTCCTCGGTCCGAATGGTGCTGGCAAGTCCACCGCGATCCGCATCCTGCTGGGCCTGCTCCGAGCCGACTCCGGCACGGCCCGAGTCCTGGGTCAGGATGCCTGGGCGGATCAGGTCGTCATCCACCGTCGGCTCGCCTATGTTCCCGGCGATGTGACCCTGTGGCCCAACCTGACCGGCGGTGAAGCCATCGACGTGCTGGCCCGCCTGGGTGGCCAGGAGCGCCGTCGGGCGGGTCAGCGTGCGAACAGCGTCCGCCGCGAGGAACTGCTCGGCCGTTTCGAGTTGGATCCGACCAAGAAGGCCCGCACGTACTCCAAGGGAAACCGACAGAAAGTGGCCCTTGTGGCCGCCCTCGCCTCCGATGCGGAGTTGTTCGTCTTCGACGAGCCCACGTCCGGGCTGGACCCACTGATGGAGGCCGTCTTCCAGGCCGAGGTTCGCGCCCTCCGGGACGAAGGCAGGACCGTGCTGCTGTCCAGCCACATCCTTGCCGAGGTGGAGAAGCTCTGTGACAAGGTCACGATCATCCGTGCGGGAAAGGCCGTGGAAAGCGGCACCCTGAACGACCTGCGTCACCTGACCCGGTCCACGGTGAACGCCACCCTCGACGTCGGCCTGCCCGCTACCGCGGGTCCGGCCGCTACCGCGGGTCCGGCCGGGGTGCATGGGCTGGATGGGCTCGAGGGCATCCACGACTTGGCCGTTGATCGGGGGCGCGTCCGCTTCGACGTCGACCACCACCACTTGACCCGGGTGCTCGGCGTCCTGGCCGCTACTGGGGTGCAAAACCTGACAATCGCGCCGCCTTCGCTGGAGGATCTCTTCCTGCGCCATTACGGCGATGAGGACCAGGACCGTGAGCGCCAGTCTGAGCAGGGCCAGCGGGAGGGATCGCGATGA
- a CDS encoding TetR/AcrR family transcriptional regulator gives MRSVSDDQTTKARIRDAAILRFAQDGLEAPLRSIASDAGVSAGLIMHHFGSRAGLRSACDDYVQASIRVNKAELMLPAGAPAAMLAQLAQLEGYTPLVGYVLRCLQSGGELTSRLVEGMVADTVDYLREGVRAGTVSPSRDEAARARLLTDFALGSLLLNLPAGKDPLNLAELPAWFAAYVDRILQPTLEVFTEPLLTDSTLLDAYLEGQGSAQSTERTTS, from the coding sequence ATGCGTTCAGTATCCGATGATCAGACCACCAAGGCCCGGATCCGGGACGCTGCCATCCTGCGGTTCGCCCAGGACGGTCTGGAAGCTCCACTGCGCTCCATCGCCTCTGACGCCGGCGTCAGCGCGGGGCTGATCATGCACCACTTCGGTTCCCGCGCCGGACTGCGCAGCGCCTGTGACGACTATGTCCAGGCTTCGATCCGGGTCAACAAGGCGGAACTGATGCTGCCCGCTGGCGCACCCGCGGCGATGTTGGCCCAATTGGCCCAGCTTGAGGGCTATACCCCTCTCGTGGGCTACGTCCTGCGCTGCTTGCAGAGCGGTGGTGAGCTCACGAGTCGGCTGGTCGAAGGGATGGTGGCAGACACGGTCGACTACCTCAGGGAAGGCGTGCGCGCGGGCACCGTCTCCCCCAGTCGGGATGAAGCTGCCAGGGCACGCCTCCTCACTGACTTCGCACTCGGATCCCTGCTGCTGAACCTTCCCGCGGGGAAAGACCCCCTGAACCTGGCCGAGTTGCCGGCCTGGTTCGCCGCGTACGTGGACCGTATCCTCCAGCCCACCCTGGAGGTTTTCACCGAGCCGCTCCTCACGGATTCCACCCTGTTGGATGCCTACCTTGAGGGACAGGGCTCCGCCCAGAGCACCGAAAGGACCACATCATGA
- a CDS encoding GlxA family transcriptional regulator yields MTHRIGIVVFDGMTLLDASGPAEVFHLADPTGEHYELETVSPAGGNVKSSSGMVLAQTIASTDTGDFDTVLIAGGHRLVDEPMDEALLEAVEALSARASRVASVCTGAFVLAELGFLDDRRATTHWRHAHTLARRYPRVQVEPDVIHIRDGRFLSSAGISAGIDLALALVEEDTGAAAARTVARELVMFMQRPGGQSQFSTALSQPPARSGLLRELMEAIAADPAAGHSVASMASAIGVSVRHLNRMFQAETSTTPARWLEQVRVDAARALILDGHPIARVAERSGLGSDETLRRAFARHLGTTPTAFRDRFSTTAHQS; encoded by the coding sequence ATGACGCATCGCATCGGAATCGTGGTCTTCGATGGAATGACCCTCCTCGACGCCAGCGGCCCGGCGGAGGTGTTCCACCTGGCCGACCCGACGGGTGAGCACTATGAGCTGGAGACTGTCTCTCCTGCCGGCGGGAACGTGAAGTCATCCTCGGGGATGGTCTTGGCGCAGACCATAGCTTCGACGGACACCGGTGACTTCGACACCGTCCTGATCGCCGGTGGGCATCGGCTCGTGGACGAGCCCATGGACGAGGCCCTGCTTGAAGCCGTGGAGGCCCTGTCGGCACGGGCATCCAGGGTGGCGTCAGTGTGCACCGGAGCCTTTGTGCTGGCCGAGTTGGGCTTCCTTGACGATCGCCGTGCCACCACGCATTGGCGGCACGCGCACACCCTGGCCCGCCGATACCCTCGCGTCCAGGTGGAGCCGGACGTGATCCACATCCGTGATGGCCGGTTCCTGTCCTCGGCCGGGATCAGTGCCGGCATTGACCTGGCTCTGGCCCTGGTCGAGGAGGATACTGGGGCCGCGGCCGCCCGAACGGTGGCCCGAGAGCTGGTGATGTTCATGCAGAGACCTGGAGGGCAGTCTCAGTTCTCGACCGCACTCAGTCAGCCCCCCGCACGAAGTGGTCTATTGCGGGAGTTGATGGAGGCCATTGCGGCCGATCCCGCAGCAGGCCACTCCGTTGCCTCCATGGCTTCAGCCATCGGGGTGAGCGTGCGGCACTTGAATCGGATGTTCCAGGCCGAGACTAGTACGACGCCGGCGCGCTGGTTGGAGCAGGTTCGGGTTGATGCAGCACGGGCCCTCATCCTCGATGGGCACCCGATCGCGCGGGTTGCAGAACGCAGTGGGCTCGGCTCTGACGAGACACTCCGCCGTGCCTTCGCCAGGCATCTGGGTACGACCCCGACCGCGTTCCGCGACCGATTCTCGACCACCGCCCACCAGTCATAG